From Permianibacter aggregans, a single genomic window includes:
- a CDS encoding GmrSD restriction endonuclease domain-containing protein, translating to MHRTWIVLLILILVSLGATGHRGGLDANGGHYDRQTNSYHCHQTSCNSEDSASVSSDTPATPLSPTATQSKSQLIATLPEYDRKDWNHWIDADGNCINTRHEILIKQATGAINRSPDGCYVSSGTWVDPYSGKTFHRTSEIDADHVIPLKWAHDHGGHDWSAYDKERFANDLDNLLAVSQSLNKAKGAQGPDQWLPPNHRFRCEYLRLWQKLLAKYQALKMTSAEQRIFGTQLSACK from the coding sequence ATGCATAGAACATGGATCGTCCTTTTAATATTGATACTTGTTTCTCTTGGGGCCACGGGGCATCGCGGTGGCTTGGACGCAAACGGTGGTCACTATGATCGCCAAACAAATAGTTATCATTGCCATCAAACCTCGTGTAACTCAGAAGATTCAGCGTCAGTTAGCTCCGATACTCCCGCCACACCATTATCACCAACAGCGACGCAATCAAAATCGCAATTGATTGCCACACTTCCCGAGTACGATCGGAAAGACTGGAATCATTGGATTGATGCTGACGGCAACTGCATCAACACTCGCCATGAGATTCTGATTAAGCAAGCAACTGGTGCAATCAATCGTTCACCAGATGGATGTTATGTCTCTAGCGGGACCTGGGTTGACCCATATAGCGGGAAAACATTTCACCGCACCAGCGAAATTGATGCAGACCATGTCATCCCTCTGAAATGGGCTCACGACCATGGAGGTCATGATTGGTCAGCATATGACAAGGAGCGTTTTGCAAACGATTTGGATAACTTGTTAGCCGTAAGCCAATCACTCAATAAAGCTAAAGGAGCGCAAGGTCCGGATCAGTGGTTGCCACCCAATCATCGCTTTCGATGCGAGTATCTGAGGTTGTGGCAGAAACTTTTAGCGAAATACCAAGCTCTGAAAATGACATCTGCGGAACAGCGAATCTTTGGGACACAGCTTTCAGCATGTAA